One Schistocerca gregaria isolate iqSchGreg1 unplaced genomic scaffold, iqSchGreg1.2 ptg000569l, whole genome shotgun sequence genomic window, CGCTATCACTACTTCGTCGACATACTGGGCGCGTTGGTGGTGAGCGTCATCTCGACCCAATTTGCGTCCTGTCTACGTCACGCGCAGTTTACCGAGCAAGTACACAGCCTGGCCAGCGCGTTCATGCTCAGGTCGATCACTGGTCTCAACAACAATAACGAATACACTTTTGAAGGCGGTCAGGAAACAGCTCTTGGATCGATCAACCACCTTGTCGAAGAGATCGAATGTTTGGACGTCATTCAGATGGAAGGCGATGGAGAGTGCGACTTTGTGAACGACGTCGTCTCCAATCGCGTGCGTGACGGCTCTAAGGAGAACATAGGAAGGGCAGCGGCCATCATTTTTTGATAACTAGCAAAGCGTTCGAGTCAGTGGTTACTGAAACTGCAACGGCTTTTCTGTATCCAGGACTTCGTTCGAGCGCTCGGTCTTGCAGCGCCCTCTCTTGATCCGTGAACGCCGGGTCGCGTTTACCGCGCTTGACCTTCTCTCTGTGGGTCAAAGCAGCCCGACAAAGCGTTTGCAACGAACGGCGCGGAGGCCGCAGTGGACGATACTTATCCCCATCGGACGATGGCCTACGGCGAACATGCGTGACATTTATGTACAAACTACAAAGCAGAAAACTTTACACATGCGCGATTCTGAGATATTGTCATAATGCGTACTGTTTATTCTCATAACACAGAATGGTTCTGCATTTTGCTAACGGACAGCTCTAAGATGAGTGCGCTGGCTCGGCGGGTTGTTCCGTAGCAGTCACCACGACACGCGCTCCGCCGTGTCGCACGAGCGCGCTTCCGTGCTAAGTGGACGGCACCTTTTTCTCGAGGTGGCTGAAGAACTGAggtttgttttcagtttttctgcTACAACACGGGTGCGCGAGCGTTTGTGCGCAAAACGTACCAATTGTCCTGGAAACACGCCATTTTCGCGCTGTTCGTCCCAAGCTTCAACCTGTCACAACGAGGTCAGCGTTCGCAGTTCGAGGGGATTTCGGCGGCGCGCGGTACGTACCCAGTCCGTGGGGCACAGGCTCGTGAACGTGCGCAAGTACGCCAGGCAGTCTGGGTGTTGCTCGTCGTCTCGAAGAAGCCTGCAGTGGTGATACTCGATGTAGTTTGACCTGGGCGCAGAAAGTTGCAGGTGTCAAGCGATGACGttttgttaagtttttttttttcgctcGAGGACGCGCGTACCAACAGTTTTTAGTTTGGTTGGTGGTGGGAAAGCGGGGGTCGAACAGCGGTGTCCAAAGCGTGCCCTTGTCGGGTGCTCCGCGCACGGGAGCCAGAAAGAAGTATTTGCTTCTGTCGGCCATAGAAAATGAAGTCGCAAAGCAAAAAAAATGAGATTTTTGGGTGAACAACCTTTAGAggcctttgcaaaaaaaaaaaacctatttatAGGATAATTGCGAGCGGCGACGAGTCGAGCAGCAAAAGTTTTGCTCCTTTGGTTTTATTGGTCTTTGGTGATCGGTTGGATGTACTCCTCGTATTTGTTTGACTCGAAGGGTCTGTCGCCCAAAATTTGGCGACAGTCTTCGAAGGTCAGCACCTCTCGTTGGAACAGGGTTTCGGCGAGCTGGTCGAACAGGGGCCTTTTTTCCGTGATGATTTGTTTTGCCCTTTCGTAGGCCTTTGCGACCAGTTCTCTGACTTCGAGGTCGACGAGTTTAGCGGTTTCTTCGGAAAAATTCTTTTGCAGATACCCTTTGTCTTTGATGCTTCCGAACGCTGCGGGTCCGAATCTTTCGGACATCCCGAGTTGGAGGACCTGGCCGTACGCTATTTCCGTGGTTTTTTCCAGATCGTCGAGGGCGCCGGTGGTCACCACGCCGAACACGATTTCTTCGGCGGCTCGGCCAGCTAGCGCGATGGAGAGCGTGTCGTTCAGTTTTTCTCGAGTGTAGATGTTCTGTTCTTCGGGTATGTACATGGCGTACCCGAGGCCGCGTCCGCGAGGGACGATGCTCACCTTTAGAAGCGGGGAGCCGTGTTTTAGGAACCAGCTGACGATCGTGTGTCCGGCTTCGTGGAAGGAGACGGTTTTCTTCTCCGGAGTGCTCATCATCGTAGATCGTCTCTGTAGACCGGCGATTATTCTCTCGATAGCGATTTCGAAATGTTCGATTTCTACGTAGTCTGCGCCCTGGCGAGCGGCGGTCAGGGCGGCCTCGTTGCAGACGTTAGCGAGGTCCGCGCCGGAGAATCCGGGAGTCATCGAGGCGACTCTTTGGACGTATTCTTCGGGACTGCCTCGTAGTTTCAGTTTGGGCAAGTGGACCATCAAAATGTCCTTCCTCGCCTTGATGTCTGGCAGCTCGAGGGCAATGATGCGATCGAACCTTCCTGGACGCAACAGGGCC contains:
- the LOC126315373 gene encoding uncharacterized protein LOC126315373 — encoded protein: MADRSKYFFLAPVRGAPDKGTLWTPLFDPRFPTTNQTKNCWSNYIEYHHCRLLRDDEQHPDCLAYLRTFTSLCPTDWVEAWDEQRENGVFPGQLFFSHLEKKVPST